The proteins below are encoded in one region of Bacillus vallismortis:
- the ureB gene encoding urease subunit beta, translating to MKPGAFQIVEGTITINEGRQTREIAVKNTGSRSIQVGSHFHFAEANGALTFDRKQAIGMRLDVPSGTSVRFEPGERKTVTLVEIGGRKTIRGLNGMADTFIDERGKEKTAANLHQAGWMEGVIR from the coding sequence ATGAAGCCGGGAGCATTCCAAATTGTTGAGGGAACCATTACGATTAATGAAGGCCGCCAGACACGGGAGATAGCGGTAAAAAACACCGGATCACGCTCCATTCAAGTCGGCTCACATTTTCATTTTGCGGAAGCCAATGGGGCATTAACATTTGACCGCAAGCAGGCAATCGGCATGCGCCTGGACGTTCCATCAGGCACGTCGGTCCGTTTTGAGCCGGGCGAGAGGAAAACGGTTACGCTTGTGGAAATCGGAGGACGAAAGACAATCAGAGGCCTGAACGGAATGGCCGACACGTTTATCGATGAACGCGGCAAAGAAAAAACGGCAGCCAACTTACATCAAGCCGGCTGGATGGAAGGTGTTATCCGATGA